The Coffea arabica cultivar ET-39 chromosome 2c, Coffea Arabica ET-39 HiFi, whole genome shotgun sequence genome includes the window TTCTGCTTCGGCGTCGTCATCTTCGGTGGTGAAAGAGGTGACTAGTAACAGTGCGGCCGTGAGCAGGTTCGATGATGACGATGAGGAAGAGGATGTCTGCCGGATCTGCCGGAACCCCGGTGATACCGACAATCCTCTCCGATATCCATGCGCTTGCAGTGGTAGTATCAAATTTGTTCATCAAGATTGCCTGCTTCAGTGGCTCAATCACAGTAATGCTCGCCAATGCGAGGTTCGGTGGTTTCTGATATTCTCTGTTTAGTTatgatttcctttctttttttcttttacatgtGGTGGTATCTGCAGGTGATCTGGATTTTGGTTAGGGCTTTttacttttccttttcattaAGTGTTTACTAGTCTAGTATTTAAGCATGTAAGGAGATTTTTTATCTGAATAATTTTTAGAATCCTGAATTTGAGAGGAGAGGAGAAGTTAATAGAGATCACAAGAGCATGAAATTCAACGGCACCGAAACAGTTTGTTGTGTGTGTCTTTGTGTTTAATTGAATAAGCTGTAGTTGAGAAAGTTTAGAACAAGCCGATTGGTAGGTGGCTTATCGTTATTCTCGTTTTTAAGATGGTAGGTGTCTTTCTTGACTGACATTCATTATCCCTCTATGTCACATGAATTGCAGGTTTGTAAGCATTCATTTTCATTCTCTCCTGTTTATGCCGAGAATGCTCCAACAAGGCTTCCATTTCGAGAATTTTTGGTTGGGATGGCAATGAAAGCGTGTCATGTCCTACAGTTCTTCTTGCGCCTTAGTTTTGTGCTCTCTGTCTGGCTTCTCATCATCCCTTTCATAACATTTTGGATTTGGCGATTGGCTTTTGTTAGAAGTTTTGGTGAAGCCCAGAGACTGTTTTTGAGTCACATTTCTACTACAGTAGTTCTTACTGATTGTCTGCATGGATTTCTACTTTCTGCGAGCATTGTGTTCATATTTCTTGGGGCAACTTCTTTGAGGGATTACTTTAGACATTTGCGAGAGCTTGGAGGCCAAGATGCTGACAGGGATGATGAAGGAGAAAGAAATGGAGCTCGTGCTGCAAGAAGACCTCCTGGTCAAGCTAACAGAAATCTAGCAGGTGAAGGAAATGGTGAAGAGGCTGTGGGACAGCAGGGCGCTGGTGGTGCTGGTCAGATAATCAGAAGGAATGCAGAAAATGTTGCTGCTAGGTGGGAGATGCAGGCTGCTCGTCTCGAGGCTCATGTGGAACAGATGTTTGATGGATTAGATGATGCGGATGGAGCAGAGGATGTGCCATTTGATGAGCTGGTTGGAATGCAAGGACCTGTTTTCCACCTGGTTGAGAATGCATTCACTGTAAGTTTCTCTGTGCCATAGCCATTTTTGTTCATTTCCATAACCATTACTTGTTCCTTAGCTCAGtgcattaaaatatttttttttacttagtcTGCTCTGAATAACTTCAGGCTGAGGTTTGTTTGCATTTAAATAAATTATGATCTGCCACCCACTCACCAttaccttttatttttaagagcAAGTCTGTTGATACACTTCTTTTTGCTTCTGACTAGGTTCTTGCAAGCAACATGATATTCCTCGGAGTAGTAATATTTGTGCCATTCTCATTGGGAAGAGTTATACTTTATTATTTATCGTGGCTTTTGTCCTCAGCTACTAGCCCAGTATTGTCAACGGTCATGCCACTTACAGAATCAGCCCTCTCGTTGGCCAATATTACATTGAAGAATGCATTAACTGCTGTAGCGAATTTGACTTCTGATAACCAGGATTCGAATTTACTTGGCCAGGTTGCTGGAATGTTGAAAGTGAATGGAACAGGGCTGAATGAAGGATCAAGCAACCTTACCACCTCCTTTTCATCTGAACTGCTGAAGGGACAAGCTGTTGGGCCATCACGTCTGTCGGATGTTACCACGCTTGCTGTGGGTTACATGTTTATCTTCTCGCTCATCTTCTTTTACCTTGGAGTGGTCGCATTAATTCGATACACTAGAGGGGAGCCGTTGACCATGGGGAGGTTCTATGGTATTGCTTCTATTGCAGAGACTATTCCATCACTGCTAAGGCAGTTTGTGGCTGCAATGAGGCATCTTATGACCATGATAAAGGTTGCTTTCCTTTTGGTGATTGAACTTGGAGTTTTTCCTTTGATGTGCGGCTGGTGGTTGGATGTCTGTACCATAAGAATGTTTGGGAAATCTATTGCACAAAGAGTGGAATTTTTCTCGGTTTCTCCATTGGCAAGCTCTTTGGTTCATTGGGTTGTAGGAATTGTGTACATGTTACAAATAAGTATTTTTGTCAGTCTTCTTAGAGGGGTATAAATCTGCCCGTCAAACAATCAATCactttttatcaattttttatgTCATTCTGAatttatcaaataatcaagtGTTTGTTTGTAGGTTTTACGTAATGGAGTGCTTTACTTTCTTCGAGATCCAGCTGATCCAAACTATAATCCATTCCGTGATCTGATCGATGATCCAGTTCACAAGCATGCTCGTAGGGTTCTCTTGTCTGTTGCTGTTTATGGGAGTTTGATAGTTATGTTGGTCTTTTTACCTGTTAAACTGGCCATGAGGGTGGCTCCCTCAATTTTCCCTCTAGATATTTCGTAAGTCATCTCCTCTCAGTTTCTTCTCCCCTAAGATTGTTGCATTCAACATTTTGAgttctcactctctctctctctctttccccccctctctctctctgttgcAGTGTATCCGATCCATTTACTGAGATCCCTGCTGACATGCTACTCTTCCAAATTTGTATTCCATTTGCTATTGAGCATTTTAAGTTGAGGACAACAATCAAGTCCCTTCTCCGATACTGGTTTACTGCAGTTGGTTGGGCACTTGGTTTAACTGATTATTTACTTCCTAAACCTGAGGATAATGGAGCTCATGACAACGGAAACGGGGATCTAGGTAGGCAAGATAGAGCTAACGGACACCTGGGTGGACAGGATAGAGCCTTAGTGGGAGTTGTCCCTGATGATGTGAACAGAGCCAGGAATGCAGTAGGAAATGCCAGTATGTCTGAGGAGCTTGACAATGATGAGCACTCTGATACAGAGTAAGTAGCAGGAATGCTAATGATGAACCATATTCTTATTTGGACAATCATACCTCTCATATGCAGTATTCATCCTTAATAACTTACAATTGTTGGTGGAATAAAATTTTTGCTTTGGTGTGAGCTCTTTGGAGACCTAGTCCAGCCTATGGTTGTTGGAGAATGTTATAGCTTGGATGATTCATATAATTGTCTACTATTATGAGCTTTCTTTAGTCTTGACAGTAACATTACCTATACTCCAAAATTTACTTCCCTAGCTAACTAAACTTATAGAATCCTTACGACCAAGCTGATGAAGATATTACTTTGCGCTTTCCCTTTTCTAGTCTGGGCCCCTTGGACTATGTTAGTTTTTTCTTTAACTTGGGAATCCAATGACTTTTAATTTACCTGTGGACACTATGATGTTAAATGACTTTAGCATGCCGTAATTTTTGGTTTTCCAACCACACTTCTATCTTTTCAGCAAATCGAACCTCAATTTCAATATACTTTTCTTTGCTGCATTCGAGGTTTTCTTGGAATTCTTCTTTTCTGGACTCTTCTAGCTATTTCTGTGATTAGCTTGATGCAATTTACTTGATTTGATTGAACTAGTACTATGTTATACTAGAATATTTGTTTTGAAGTGTAATTTTGGCAATTAGCTGTAACTAAAAAATATGAAGTC containing:
- the LOC113726449 gene encoding probable E3 ubiquitin ligase SUD1 isoform X2, encoding MEIAPMVPASSDGRDRGSLSVSSPKAEPTSSASASSSSVVKEVTSNSAAVSRFDDDDEEEDVCRICRNPGDTDNPLRYPCACSGSIKFVHQDCLLQWLNHSNARQCEVCKHSFSFSPVYAENAPTRLPFREFLVGMAMKACHVLQFFLRLSFVLSVWLLIIPFITFWIWRLAFVRSFGEAQRLFLSHISTTVVLTDCLHGFLLSASIVFIFLGATSLRDYFRHLRELGGQDADRDDEGERNGARAARRPPGQANRNLAGEGNGEEAVGQQGAGGAGQIIRRNAENVAARWEMQAARLEAHVEQMFDGLDDADGAEDVPFDELVGMQGPVFHLVENAFTVAGMLKVNGTGLNEGSSNLTTSFSSELLKGQAVGPSRLSDVTTLAVGYMFIFSLIFFYLGVVALIRYTRGEPLTMGRFYGIASIAETIPSLLRQFVAAMRHLMTMIKVAFLLVIELGVFPLMCGWWLDVCTIRMFGKSIAQRVEFFSVSPLASSLVHWVVGIVYMLQISIFVSLLRGVLRNGVLYFLRDPADPNYNPFRDLIDDPVHKHARRVLLSVAVYGSLIVMLVFLPVKLAMRVAPSIFPLDISVSDPFTEIPADMLLFQICIPFAIEHFKLRTTIKSLLRYWFTAVGWALGLTDYLLPKPEDNGAHDNGNGDLGRQDRANGHLGGQDRALVGVVPDDVNRARNAVGNASMSEELDNDEHSDTDRCSFVLRIVLLLVVAWMTLLIFNSSLIVVPVSLGRTLFNALPLLPITHGIKCNDLYAFVIGSYVIWTAVAGARYSIEQIRTNRATILFKQIWKWCGIVIKSTALLSIWIFVIPVLIGLLFELLVIVPMRVPVNESPVFLLYQDWALGLIFLKIWTRLVMLDQVLPLVDESWRIKFERVREDGFSRLQGFWVLREIVFPIIMKLLTALCVPYVLARGVFPIFGYPLVVNSAVYRFAWLGCLGLGLLWYCAKRFHVWFTNLHNSIRDDRYLIGRRLHNYGEGVERQNGSVSQEGQNSNEHGTSLLQSEPDAADVGIRQRHVRQDA
- the LOC113726449 gene encoding probable E3 ubiquitin ligase SUD1 isoform X1, whose protein sequence is MEIAPMVPASSDGRDRGSLSVSSPKAEPTSSASASSSSVVKEVTSNSAAVSRFDDDDEEEDVCRICRNPGDTDNPLRYPCACSGSIKFVHQDCLLQWLNHSNARQCEVCKHSFSFSPVYAENAPTRLPFREFLVGMAMKACHVLQFFLRLSFVLSVWLLIIPFITFWIWRLAFVRSFGEAQRLFLSHISTTVVLTDCLHGFLLSASIVFIFLGATSLRDYFRHLRELGGQDADRDDEGERNGARAARRPPGQANRNLAGEGNGEEAVGQQGAGGAGQIIRRNAENVAARWEMQAARLEAHVEQMFDGLDDADGAEDVPFDELVGMQGPVFHLVENAFTVLASNMIFLGVVIFVPFSLGRVILYYLSWLLSSATSPVLSTVMPLTESALSLANITLKNALTAVANLTSDNQDSNLLGQVAGMLKVNGTGLNEGSSNLTTSFSSELLKGQAVGPSRLSDVTTLAVGYMFIFSLIFFYLGVVALIRYTRGEPLTMGRFYGIASIAETIPSLLRQFVAAMRHLMTMIKVAFLLVIELGVFPLMCGWWLDVCTIRMFGKSIAQRVEFFSVSPLASSLVHWVVGIVYMLQISIFVSLLRGVLRNGVLYFLRDPADPNYNPFRDLIDDPVHKHARRVLLSVAVYGSLIVMLVFLPVKLAMRVAPSIFPLDISVSDPFTEIPADMLLFQICIPFAIEHFKLRTTIKSLLRYWFTAVGWALGLTDYLLPKPEDNGAHDNGNGDLGRQDRANGHLGGQDRALVGVVPDDVNRARNAVGNASMSEELDNDEHSDTDRCSFVLRIVLLLVVAWMTLLIFNSSLIVVPVSLGRTLFNALPLLPITHGIKCNDLYAFVIGSYVIWTAVAGARYSIEQIRTNRATILFKQIWKWCGIVIKSTALLSIWIFVIPVLIGLLFELLVIVPMRVPVNESPVFLLYQDWALGLIFLKIWTRLVMLDQVLPLVDESWRIKFERVREDGFSRLQGFWVLREIVFPIIMKLLTALCVPYVLARGVFPIFGYPLVVNSAVYRFAWLGCLGLGLLWYCAKRFHVWFTNLHNSIRDDRYLIGRRLHNYGEGVERQNGSVSQEGQNSNEHGTSLLQSEPDAADVGIRQRHVRQDA